Genomic DNA from Candoia aspera isolate rCanAsp1 chromosome 14, rCanAsp1.hap2, whole genome shotgun sequence:
AGAAATGCACAATCTCACCCTCCTTGGGCTCCTGAATGCGCTCTCTAAAATACAGCAATAGAGAAGCGGGATCCACTCATGACAGGTGTAAGATGCCCCTTTCGAATTCCCAACagtgacataaaaaaaaaaaaaaaaacccacgaaGCAAGCCTCTTTTAAAACACATTTCAAGGGGCAGATTTAAAACACACTGAAAAACGTTCTTTTTCAGGGGAAATAGCATACTGTTTAGGCACGGGCAAAATTCATCCTTTCCCATAAAATTTATGTCAGAGGGAAAGTTGACTTTTCCCCAGTTGCTTGTTTATCAGACTCCCACAGATATACAAATCTATTTTCACCtgaagagaagggagaagagcAGAAGAGTTTTGTGCAATATCTGTTTCATCACCTCCCAACAGTACAGAGGCAAAGTTAAACGAATACTTCAATGTCTTAGTAGCTGAACAGGTCCTTTAAGCAATGTGATGTGTTGGTGCCAACAGACAAACAACTCAGTTCTTTCAATCTGTAAGGtctcctcttcccctccttccttcccagttTTTATTATTTAACAGACAGATCAGTTGCCATTCTTGCCTTAAAGTGGTTTAGCTAATGAAAAACCAAATGAAAAAGGGTGTGAAATGAAGCATGGAAGGAACCGGGTGCAGCTACATGTGGGCAAAGAAACGATAAACGGCCAGCTCTGCTTCCACATTCAGTATCATCAGCTGAGCCCCTTCCTCCCCCAGCACAGCCATCGCCAGCTGGCCCCGACAACCAGCTCCATCACCAGGGCTGCCACCACCAAATCATCCAGAAGTCATCCAGGCTTcgttccctcctcctcttctcttaaaTCAGCCCACCGGAACACCCTCCCTGCGGAATTGCTCACCTCCCCGAAGCACCTGCTCCCTGTCCATTTTAAGGCAGCTGGCCCAAGAACAGGGGCTCCAAAACACACAGCACCTCGTGCAGAACGGCGCAAAAGACACGGCACCGGGCAGGAGGTCGAGGCAGCCCTCCTCTCCACTGGCCAGACCAAAGAACACAGATGGCTTCGAACAGGGAGGGTGACCAGAGGGCTAAGGATCAGGGACTGATGATTAAACAGGGAGACGGGGAAGGCAGCTCCAGGGAGGGATCTGGGAGTATCTTCCTTTTACTGCTGTGCTACAACTTCCAGGTGCTGAGGGATCCGGCTCCCTTCCCCGCAGCACAAGCCTGTATCGGTTGCCTGCGGACCGGACAAGTTTCCAAGAAGACTATTTCAAGTGGCAGCCCAGGTCCTGCAACAGAGGGCAGGTGTCTGTtcacccccacccctttcccaAGTTGTTCTGTGACTCACTTTCCTTCTTCCAGATTCCCTTCTGCCACCCCTAGCCCCATTCCCACAAGCCAGAGGGTTCCCAAACCCATGAGAATCAGCACAGCCACGCTCAGTGGCTGgtcctctcttcctctcccttctccaccccaagttCACTGCGATCGGTCACCCAACCACTCAAGGTGAGGTTTCCTGTGCCTTCTCCATAGAGTAAAGACTTGGCCAGTACTCTCTTCTTCCAAGCAGCAAATCCACCGCGCCCACGTGTCGCTGGGTCTGTAGGTTCTCAACTCTAAGTCTCCTACTTGACTTCCAGGATGGATGGGTTGGTTTCCATGATGGCCACAATGATTCGGTCAATGTAGTCTTGGAGTCGGAAGTTGATCTCCTCTTGCTTCTGGATTGCCTCCATTAGCTGGAGGGAAAAGGAACAAGCTTATTATGGGAACACCACTTTACTGTGTTCTCAGTGCAGGAATACCCAAGGCCAGGCAATAAATGGGTCACTGGCTGGAATTTATCAAGTCTTTGAAGGCAGCACTCTGAAGCATTACAGTAGGCCTAGCTGGGGGAATCATCAAGGTATCTCCAATGGGGGTCTGGTTTTCTTTCTCTAGGAGCAACTGTAGCTGAtgtattagaccagtgtttctcaaccttggcaactcgaagatgtgtggacttcaattcccagaattccccagccagcatggctggctggggaattctgggagttgaagtccacacatcttcgagttgccaaggttgagaaacactgtattagtcAAAAGCATTCCTAAAGCTGCATTCCTGGGAATACAACAGactatgcagtgctttggattcctTGTGGAAGAGGTGCTTTAGAACGTGCACATCTGTCTTCAGCTGTTATGGAGATCACTGGCAAAGGAGGGGgccccttccagggggaaaaTCGCACACacagtgtagaaagccttgggcaccCGGCTAAAGAGGATCAGACAGGACCCACCTTAGAATTCctggagtttttcccttagagTTCCCTAGTTCGGTtcagttttggcaagattctgtttatagggtagaacaataaagacctagagcttcattcctgactcTGCGTTGTTTCTTCGCCTCATTCCGGACAtcagctcattaaagcagccacgcCTGTTTCCAGGACTGCATGGCAGCACGTCCTAAAAAACACTCCCCACCTGAGGGAAAATGAACTCCTACATCAGACCCCCCTCCCTCATTTGCCCTGCTATGGAATTTAAGCAACCATTCAGAACTGGTTCTCATGAAAAGTGAGGAGAACTAGAGCTAAATGTCACCGGCTCACTGAGACCTCTTAGCCCAAAGTTTTGGACCGTCTTCTCCATCATGGTGTTCAAAAATACACATGGGGCTAGAAAGAGATCCATGCAAAATCTCAGGACAACAAACCAAGTGAAATGGTCTGGAGGTTTTATACAGTCCTAATAGTCATAGTCCTAATCATCGTCCTGGGTCTATGAGATATATCCCTTCATAGCAGGATCACCTAACCTCCCAAAATCAGTGTTATGAGAAACTCTGTTGGATGTTCTTAAACAAAGGATAAACAGCTACATATCTGGTAAACAGTTATTTAGCTGGTTTTATCAACAGGGTAAACAGCAATCTTTCAAGTGCCTGTCAAAACCCAAGTAGCTGTTTCCAATGTGAAAGTGCCGTGGATTCTGGCCCAACTTCTCTACAGTGCCCTAAACTGCCTCTCCCAACTCACTCAGCTCCACCTTCCCTGCCTGTAGGGAAACAGTCCTGGAAAGTCCTTGCATAGGGTCGCCAGCATTACCTCGTCTCTGGAGACCGAGCTGATTTCCGCAGCCAGAGATTCCGAGAAGGAAGCCGAGAAGAGATTCTTGGCACCTTGAATGCTGAGGTTTATGATCTGCCCATTCAGTTCGTCGTTCTGCTCCTTCAGGATTCGGTTGTCCTGTTTGCAAAGAAAACCCCTTGAGGGTTACACCAGTTGTGGCCTTAACCAGAAGACAAGAACACATGAAGCCACTTTCCACAGCGGCCAACCACCTAGGTCTGTTTTGTCCAAGGTTCTCTCTGCTGGGATCCTCCCCCATGTCCTCACCCCAGGACTATTTGAACTGCACACAGCAAGCTGGGTTTCTTAAGCTCCATTCAGAAGCACAGGACCAGAAGGAGCAACCTCGCAGCCTACCGGACAGTTGGTCTCTCTGGTCCCTTACCATCTACTCCAGTGAGTAACCCCTTCCAGGCGGAGAAAGGACCTTAAGGACCACGTGGCAAATCAGGACAGGAGGTAAACTGGGGCCAACCCAGTCCCAACCCTCTGCTCCAGGGGGCCTACGATGTGCAGCTCTCTGAGAGCCTTGTTGTCCCACATCACTGGCACCTCACAGTGCAGAGCCCCACGGGGCCTCTCCCAGCATTATCTACAGGGCAGCTGATGGGCTGCCAATCGGCAGCTGAGTGATAGCACTGCTTCTGCAGAAAGGGCAGGTCATAGGTCACCTCCTGCCATCTGACTCCCCATCACTTTTTGTTTAACTGGAGACAGTGAGTGTGAACTCCAACCTTTCTACACACAAGGTGGAATCTCTCCCAGGAAACTACAGCTCTGTCCTCCCTCTGCTCCAGGAGCAAGTAGGAAGCCCTCAAGTTCAGAGGCCCTTCTCATCCAAATGCTCATTACAGAGACCACACAGCACAGGGGTAAGAAAGACTGCCAGCTGATGCCCACCCTTCCCTCCCCCAGAGATCACAGACCAGACACTACCACAGGGAGCCATAGGTGTCACCTCAGAGCACCACCCAGCCTCTCTGCATCCCCCAAGACACCCCCAACGGCGCCATCACAAGCGGAGAGCTCCCCAACAGTCCCACGTCTAGATTTCTTTTACCTGCTTGAGCCTCCTGATCTCCTGTTCCAGCTCATTCTCTCGTGTCCGGCTGTTGTATTCCTGGAGGCCAATGCTGCTGCTCCTGCCCCTTCGCTGTTCAGCTTCTAGCTTGAAGAGCTGCAGGTGTTCCAGCTGCTTCCTGAGGTCCTCAATCAGCTGCAAGGCAAGCAAGCAAGATCAAGACCAACGGCATTTGCAGTCAACTCACACAGAGACCGGCTCTTGCTAATAAGAAAAGTCAGCTGGCAAAAGGCACAGATACGTCCCTGGCTGGGTGAGGATTCTTTCCACTGCCTTCCCCTCAAAGCCAACTTTCTTGCAATTTAATCTGGGCTGCATCCAGAAGCAGGCTTTTTCTGCTGAGAGACAGTCCCCATTCTCCAAGTGCACCCTGCCCATGATCTGCAGCTACTTCCACCCTGAACTGGAGGAGGCCAACAGCAGATTGCCAACGGGTTGTGTCTGGAAAGGGGCAAAAAGCCTTCATTAAATAATTTCTGTCAAAGGTGAGAGAAATGCCACATCTAAAATGTCCTCTGGGCAGAAGGGTGAGATACAATTCATAGGAAGGAAAAGACTGTTTTAGAGTTGCTATGCAGCCCTTGTACTGAcatcagtttctctctctctctctctctctctcccgtgCATGAAAAATCGGGGCTATTATAGACCGCGTGGTACAATTCAGATTTTGCAGAAGTTTATTCTGTTCCTCAAATCTTCTCCAGACTCTTAGCTAGAAAGGAAGTCCTAATCTTGAAAAGCTCCCGAAGATATGCATGCAGTTAAGTTCCTTCATAACTTCACAAGAGTGCCAAGGCCTCCTTGGGCTTCTGGAAACCAGCAATGGCACTTCTCACCTCCTGCGTGGACTCCTTATCTTTCTGAAACTGGTGTCTCTCGTGGTTCAACTTTTCCCCGAGCTTCCTCTTGTTCTCCTGCTCTTCAGTGAGCTGAACTGTGAGATCCTCAATTTCATCCAACAACTTCTGCTTCtcctaaaagagaaaagaaaagaaagaaggaaaacaatgaAATTGGGACTCTTCCAGCAGCCTCATCCCTGAGAGAAAGGCTCAGTGATAAAGCACAACGTTGGCATGCCAACAAGCTAGGTTTAATCTCACCACTTGAGTTTACCTGTTGTCTATATGCAGCAGAGCTAGCCCGAGAAATTGTGCTAGTCAAGGCCAGGATCAAAACCTCTATCCCCAGCTGTTGAACAGAAACTACTGAATTGTGCTTTTACATGGGGGACAAAACACACTTCCAAATGCTGGCTGGCCCACAGAATTGTCTTCCAaccctcctttccttttcagcAGCTCCCATCTGCTGCCTCAGTTCTTCCTGACAGCAGGGACTCCGGGAAGAGTCAACCAGGCTTTGCAAGCTTCACGAGATGCTCACAGTAAGCAATGCTGCTGGATTATGGAAGGATAATGAAAGTTGCATTTCTGGAAGGCTCCCAGTCCCCCAACACAATGTTCTGGAATATGGCAAGGACCCACATTTCATTTGAGATTAGTGATATGGGGAGCATAACTGAGGGACGTCTCTGCCCAGGAGAAGAAAGTGCTCACCTCCTCCAGCCTCTCAATGTTGGCTTTGAGGCAAGGGACGCAGGACCGAAGTTCTCCGTTTTCATCGTCCAGTTGATGCAACCTGCACATTTGCGTAAACCCAAATGCATACTTAGAAATCTATTCCCGTCATCCCAACTGACCCTGACAGGGCTGTACAATGCCACAGACTCTAGTTAATCAACACTGTTTGGAAGCTTGCATCAGAAATGCAAGACAGAGGAAACAATGGCAGCTCCCTCCTGCTGTTCTCCACATGTcctaaactacaattcccattattCTTTTGGGATTTTTCCATATTCCATGCAAATGCAGCCCTCTCCGAAAAAATGGCTCTTCGCTCAGAGGTGAAGGCAATGTGCTTCCTAACaaaactgtttctttttcttctttcacttaattaaaacaatttagcCCAAAGCTCCTATAATCGTTTTCCTAATACAGCCACAACTCTAAATGTGCAAGGTGCAGAATTTGCCTGTTGCAGTATGACACATGAATTCACCCTCCGTTTCCACCATTAAAATTTAGATCAGAACAGGAATATATTATTAATGTAAGTCTGCAAAGACTACCAGTATATAATATATTGTAGATGAGCAATGCTGGGGCGGACGAAGGCAAGTCTTCTCTACCCAGCAATTGAGTCTTAGGAAGCATGGGTCATCTGAGAACCCAGCGATCTGGGGGCCAGCGATAGCTTTAATTTCCAGAGACTTGTCAACCTCTCTTTGAAAGCCTCTTACGGCCATCTCAAAACCTTGTGGCAGAGGGTTCGATAAGGAGAGCTTGATACCTTGAGTGAAGAAGTCCTCCCCCTCTGTCTGTCCCAAATTTTCCACCAACCACATCCAGCAGATAATCTTGGGTACTAATGACAATTACCAAGTTACTCCCAAGTGGTCAGTCTTACCGGGCTTGTAGGTTTTCAATTTCAATGCTCTTTTCTCGCTCCATCCTGCTGAGCAGATCCCTCTGTTTCCTGATTTCTTCCATAAGAACTTCATCGGATTTCACCTCCTGCTCTTTCAGCTGCTCTTCCAAGGCATTCGCTCTGTCCAGAAGAAGAGAGATTTCCAGATTAACTCCAGTGGCCATCCCACAAGAACTCACCGTCTGTTGCATATGGACCAAAGGAAGCAAGGGATCCATGAATCTAAGAGTTGCACCTTGATTTCCTTGCAGACATTGTACGAGGGGAGCCGTGCGAGCCTATGACAGCCACGgatcaggagtctggtaggacCTTTTCAGGCTAAcagatgttattaaaaggcatcagcttttgtgaactacagctcactccatcagatgcatggagtggctaaactgatgtaggatttaaagtgGGATGAAGCAATCTCTTAatctgaaaaagtgctaccagatttcTCCTGGCCTTGACCTCCCGTGATTTTGGCTAACCCAGGTCCTCCTTGGTGATTTTGACAACGGCCTGATTTCTACCTTAGAGGAGCATCAAAATAAACCCTATCTGGGGAAGTTACAGGCATTCTCTagatagaatacaggtagtccttgcttaacgaccacaattgggaccagaattttgggtgctaagcaaagcggttgttaagcgaatcccacctgagtttatgaccttttttgtggtggttgttaagcaaatcactgaggtcattaagcaaaccacatggttgttaagcaaatcaggtggttccccactgattttgcttgctagaagttggtcaggaaagtcaaaaatggcaatcacgtgaccacaggatgctgcgacagtcataaatgcaaactggttgccaaccacccaaatcatgatcatggtcatgtgattgcagggacactgcaacagtcgtaagtttgaggaccagtcacaagtcagttttccagcaccgtcgtaagtctgaaccatcactgaatgaatggttcttaagcaaggactatctgtattgcttTCTTATCCTCTTTATGGTGCATTAACACACCGGCAAAGTATGAAAAAGAGCTGGAAAACAGTAACATTTCTACACTCCAGGGAATGTAGGCTCTATTGGAGAATGCTCTGTTCTCTGAATTCCTCTATTAAATTGGTCTGCTTTTTAAAAGGCAGACCCCAATTTTTTTAGTGCTTGTTTTGAGGATTAATTAACTCATTACCCAGCCTAATCCACTGATAAGTCCTATTGAGAAAGTACTGTTGAAAAGGGAGCTCTGTAAAGAAGTAATCCTAGTAACAACAATATCACCGTGCCTACAAAAAGctgagagcaatgacaaatctcaataaaatagtcaagagcagagacatcacactgacaacaaaggcccgcatagttaaagcaatggtgttccccgtaggaacatatggctgtgagagctggaccataaggaaggctgagagaaggaagatagatgcttttgagctgtggtgttggaggaaaattctgagagtgccttggactgcaaggaggtcaaaccagtccatcctccaggaaataaagccagactgctcacttgggggaatgatattaaaggcaaaactgaagtactttggccacataatgagaagacaggacaccctggagaagatgctgatgctagggagagtggagggcaaaaggaagaggggccgaccaagggcaaggtggatggatgatattctagaggtgacagactcgtccctgggggagctgggggtggcgacgaccaacaggaagctctggcgtgggctggtccatgaagtcacgaagagtcggaagcgactgaacgaataaacaataacaacaacaagctgAGTTCCTAATCTGGTCTTCTGCCTGATCTGCCTCCGTTTTAAGGGAAGCTCCACACCAAACAAGTCAGCTTCTCAACCACAGCACCAAATCACGCCCGTGCTATTTCAAAACAGACAGGTCTGTTCCTCAAAGTGTACCTGTGCACCAGCTGAAGATTTTCTTGCTTTAACCGGCTCTGCTGCTCCCCGTTTGCAGCTGTGTCCTTTTCCAACTCCGTCACTCTTTTCTCCAAGAAGATCACCTGCAGAAAATGGTGTGAGATTTAAGCATCAGGGTGCCCCATCCTTTCTAATTTATCTGCTCTAGAATGTAACGTGTTCCAGAATTGAATGGGACTTCTAATTTCTTGTTACAAGTTAGACACTAGCACTTTGATTCAATTAGACACCTCACATcctccaaaccagtgtttctcaacctcagcaactttaagatgtatggacttcaactcccagaattccccagccagcatgcttaggATGCCTCAGTTTTTGCTCCTTAGTCTGTTAGCAGCCAAGGCCTTAGTCTGGATTTAAAAACAGCCTGCTCCTTCTTGATCATCCATTTCAGCCACTAGCTCAGgtggtgttttgctttgcttttttaactTTTCAGATACTTAAAAGctcctaagccagtgtttctcaaccttggcaactttaaggtgggtggactcaacctcagcaactcccagaattccacccatcttcaagttgctgaggttgagaaatgctgctttagagTCAGGTGACATCTAATGAAATAATAGTCAAAtattgatgatggtggtgatggtgatggtgatgatgcaaACCACAGGATGGATGGAAACCCTTCCCTCCCTACTccctccctgtgtgtgtgtgtgtgtgtgtgtgtgagtgcattCATGTGCCCTGGTGAAATCCATTTACTTAAGCACTCCCGTAGCTAACGTCCCTCGGTTCAAGATACACAGACCTTATCAGTGATATCCTCTTCC
This window encodes:
- the RAB11FIP3 gene encoding rab11 family-interacting protein 3 isoform X4, which gives rise to MGSESTYSECETFTDEDTSTLVHHEMHDEVETDSAVDSTVHSEFMESEETENGSHPHDLSLTTDVNSHSIVTVISGEEHFEDYGEGNEGDFSSDSLCNGESGFSSSSFLSPSTNPLATKLHSIFTDKVFEFYCTQCHKQINRLEDLSARLSDLEMNSPNKRLSSKKVARHLHQTGTFLVDNMEPPFRKSSECLEEDITDKVIFLEKRVTELEKDTAANGEQQSRLKQENLQLVHRANALEEQLKEQEVKSDEVLMEEIRKQRDLLSRMEREKSIEIENLQARLHQLDDENGELRSCVPCLKANIERLEEEKQKLLDEIEDLTVQLTEEQENKRKLGEKLNHERHQFQKDKESTQELIEDLRKQLEHLQLFKLEAEQRRGRSSSIGLQEYNSRTRENELEQEIRRLKQDNRILKEQNDELNGQIINLSIQGAKNLFSASFSESLAAEISSVSRDELMEAIQKQEEINFRLQDYIDRIIVAIMETNPSILEVK